The Tubulanus polymorphus chromosome 1, tnTubPoly1.2, whole genome shotgun sequence genome contains a region encoding:
- the LOC141914753 gene encoding tRNA 2'-phosphotransferase 1-like isoform X1 — translation MATASNQLDKKNLVRLSKDLSRILRHRAHDLGINIADDGYVYVDELLNLPHMKRTSFTEADIKHVVSSNDKQRFTLSTDESNGKLKIKANQGHSIQVKELALKKLMSPTDIPECIHGTYFKNWPSIKQQVIGLHRCNRTHIHFAAGLPGDDEVISGMRKSCQLIIYIDVEKAMSDGMEFHESSNKVILCAGNKDGFIEPKYFKKVIDRKGNPIS, via the exons ATGGCAACCGCGTCCAATCAG CTTGATAAGAAAAATCTCGTAAGACTTTCAAAAGATCTGTCTCGAATATTACGACACAGAGCTCATGATCTGGGTATCAATATCGCTGATG ATGGTTATGTTTATGTCGATGAACTACTAAACCTACCACACATGAAGCgaacaagttttacagaagctgatatcaaacatgttgTTTCTTCCAATGATAAACAGAGATTTACACTTAGCACTGATGAAAGTAATgggaaattgaaaatcaaagcCAACCAGGGACATAGCATTCAA GTGAAGGAACTTGCTTTGAAGAAACTGATGAGTCCTACCGATATTCCAGAGTGTATACATGGTACTTATTTCAAGAATTGGCCATCAATCAAACAACAAGTAATAGG tttACACAGATGTAATCGTACTCATATTCATTTTGCTGCTGGTTTACCTGGAGATGATGAAGTCATTAGTG GTATGAGAAAGAGTTGCCAGCTGATTATTTATATAGATGTGGAGAAAGCAATGTCAG ATGGAATGGAATTTCACGAATCGAGTAACAAAGTGATTCTTTGTGCAGGAAATAAAGATGGATTTATCGAACCGAAATACTTTAAGAAAGTTATCGATAGAAAAG GGAATCCTATATCCTGA
- the LOC141914753 gene encoding tRNA 2'-phosphotransferase 1-like isoform X2 produces the protein MATASNQLDKKNLVRLSKDLSRILRHRAHDLGINIADDGYVYVDELLNLPHMKRTSFTEADIKHVVSSNDKQRFTLSTDESNGKLKIKANQGHSIQVKELALKKLMSPTDIPECIHGTYFKNWPSIKQQGLHRCNRTHIHFAAGLPGDDEVISGMRKSCQLIIYIDVEKAMSDGMEFHESSNKVILCAGNKDGFIEPKYFKKVIDRKGNPIS, from the exons ATGGCAACCGCGTCCAATCAG CTTGATAAGAAAAATCTCGTAAGACTTTCAAAAGATCTGTCTCGAATATTACGACACAGAGCTCATGATCTGGGTATCAATATCGCTGATG ATGGTTATGTTTATGTCGATGAACTACTAAACCTACCACACATGAAGCgaacaagttttacagaagctgatatcaaacatgttgTTTCTTCCAATGATAAACAGAGATTTACACTTAGCACTGATGAAAGTAATgggaaattgaaaatcaaagcCAACCAGGGACATAGCATTCAA GTGAAGGAACTTGCTTTGAAGAAACTGATGAGTCCTACCGATATTCCAGAGTGTATACATGGTACTTATTTCAAGAATTGGCCATCAATCAAACAACAA ggtttACACAGATGTAATCGTACTCATATTCATTTTGCTGCTGGTTTACCTGGAGATGATGAAGTCATTAGTG GTATGAGAAAGAGTTGCCAGCTGATTATTTATATAGATGTGGAGAAAGCAATGTCAG ATGGAATGGAATTTCACGAATCGAGTAACAAAGTGATTCTTTGTGCAGGAAATAAAGATGGATTTATCGAACCGAAATACTTTAAGAAAGTTATCGATAGAAAAG GGAATCCTATATCCTGA
- the LOC141906236 gene encoding uncharacterized protein LOC141906236 isoform X3: MEVRAKHNDFMKRGMYFDHTGLSCFSPVINIMRHPLWGRNQETYGEDPFLSGVYAEHFVAGIQGKHPRYLQTNAGCKHFDAHGGPENIPVPRVSFDAKVSMQDWRLTFLPQFEACVKAGVHSVMCSYNSINGIPACANSELLTEILRKEWKFTGYVVSDEGAIEYIIDFHKYLNNSLDTAVACIEAGTNLELSGNDKNAVYLSLLKAVKIGRITRELLNERARPLFNTRMRLGEFDPAAMNPYANVNLSVVESVEHRMLAVEAAIESFILLKNMNSFLPLLKKYENISIIGPMANNTVQLFGSYAARTDKFYKSTPLSGLSMLGDKVYYAAGCTDTPCETYHRDSVIRAVQNSHLTILCLGTGIAVETENHDRLNLKLPGKQNELINDVVLHSGGEIILLLFSGGPVDIQFPLVQEKIPAILQCGFPAQATGDALLRLLTGDRANPAARLPYTWYKDLSQVPPMVDYSMKNRTYRYFTGLPTFPFGYGLSYTNFHYSSLRTSFIKMELLVQVTVENIGSYDGDEVVQVYLLWLEEPQMPNIQLIAFDRVFIPKKSRQTKVFMIKVKQLSVWDKKHGFIYKKGSSFILSVGGQQPHQQIHLQSNILSDTITIPQ; encoded by the exons ATGGAAGTTCGCGCGAAACACAACGATTTCATGAAAAGAGGGATGTATTTTGATCATACAGGACTGAGCTGTTTCAGTCCTGTAATCAACATCATGAGGCATCCTTTGTGGGGTCGAAATCAG GAAACTTATGGAGAAGATCCATTTTTGAGTGGTGTATATGCCGAACATTTTGTAGCAGGCATTCAGGGCAAACATCCCCGATACTTACAAACAAACGCTGGTTGTAAACACTTCGACGCTCATGGTGGGCCAGAGAATATTCCAGTACCAAGAGTCTCATTTGATGCAAAG GTATCTATGCAGGATTGGAGGCTCACATTTCTGCCCCAGTTTGAAGCTTGCGTCAAAGCAGGAGTTCATTCCGTGATGTGTAGCTATAACAG TATAAATGGAATTCCTGCATGTGCTAATAGTGAACTATTAACTGAAATCCTACGAAAAGAGTGGAAATTTACTGGTTATGTGGTCAGCGATGAAGGTGCTATAGAATACATCATTGACTTTCATAAATACTTGAACAATAGCTTGGATACAGCAGTCGCATGCATAGAAGCTGGAACTAACTTGGAACTTTCGGGCAATGATAAAAATGCAGTTTACTTGTCATTATTGAAAGCTGTGAAAATTGGTCGAATAACTCGTGAATTACTAAATGAACGAGCTAGACCGCTGTTCAACACCAGAATGAG ACTTGGTGAATTTGATCCAGCGGCAATGAACCCGTACGCAAATGTTAACTTATCTGTGGTCGAAAGTGTGGAACATAGAATGTTAGCCGTAGAAGCTGCTATAGAATCATTCATAttactgaaaaatatgaacagtTTTCTGcctttattgaaaaaatacgAGAATATTTCT atAATCGGACCAATGGCTAATAACACTGTTCAGTTATTTGGCTCATATGCAGCAAGAACTGATAAATTCTATAAATCGACACCACTCTCAGGTTTATCAATGCTTGGAGATAAAGTTTACTATGCTGCAGGATGTACCGATACACCTTGTGAAACATACCATAGAGATTCAGTGATTAGAGCAGTTCAGAACTCACATCTTACAATACTTTGTTTAGGGACAG GTATCGCTGTAGAAACTGAGAACCATGACAGACTGAATTTGAAACTACCTGGAAAGCAAAATGAACTCATTAATGATGTTGTCTTACATA GTGGTGGTGAAATCATCTTGCTACTATTTAGTGGCGGCCCTGTCGATATACAATTTCCATTGGTACAAGAAAAGATTCCAGCCATTTTGCAGTGCGGATTTCCAGCACAGGCAACTGGAGATGCTTTATTGCGACTGTTGACCGGTGATCGCGCTAATCCTGCTGCTAGATTACCATACACCTGGTACAAAGACTTGTCACAG GTTCCTCCAATGGTTGACTACAGCATGAAAAATCGAACATACAGATATTTTACTGGTTTGCCTACGTTTCCATTTGGTTATGGATTGTCATACactaattttcattattctagTTTAAGAACATCTTTCATTAAAATGGAATTACTTGTTCAAGTTACTGTTGAAAATATTGGAAGTTATGACGGTGATGAG GTAGTGCAGGTTTATCTGTTATGGCTGGAAGAACCACAAATGCCTAACATACAGCTTATTGCATTCGATCGTGTTTTTATACCGAAAAAATCCAGGCAAACTAAAGTATTTATGATCAAAGTAAAGCAGTTGTCAGTGTGGGATAAAAAACATGGGTTCATCTACAAAAAAG GTAGctcattcattttatcagtTGGAGGACAACAACCGCATCAGCAGATACATCTTCAGTCCAATATTCTCTCCGATACGATAACTATTCCACAATGA
- the LOC141906236 gene encoding uncharacterized protein LOC141906236 isoform X1, translating into MNVNAETLKKMKKITTVVWIFLAFIVTRTVSGTVKYKFPFWNPSLSWDTRVNDLISRLTDEEIVLQLARGGAGKYGGPAPAIPRLGIKPYQWNTECLRGDAQTAGNATAFPQSIGLAAAFSPQLIRNVAAATAMEVRAKHNDFMKRGMYFDHTGLSCFSPVINIMRHPLWGRNQETYGEDPFLSGVYAEHFVAGIQGKHPRYLQTNAGCKHFDAHGGPENIPVPRVSFDAKVSMQDWRLTFLPQFEACVKAGVHSVMCSYNSINGIPACANSELLTEILRKEWKFTGYVVSDEGAIEYIIDFHKYLNNSLDTAVACIEAGTNLELSGNDKNAVYLSLLKAVKIGRITRELLNERARPLFNTRMRLGEFDPAAMNPYANVNLSVVESVEHRMLAVEAAIESFILLKNMNSFLPLLKKYENISIIGPMANNTVQLFGSYAARTDKFYKSTPLSGLSMLGDKVYYAAGCTDTPCETYHRDSVIRAVQNSHLTILCLGTGIAVETENHDRLNLKLPGKQNELINDVVLHSGGEIILLLFSGGPVDIQFPLVQEKIPAILQCGFPAQATGDALLRLLTGDRANPAARLPYTWYKDLSQVPPMVDYSMKNRTYRYFTGLPTFPFGYGLSYTNFHYSSLRTSFIKMELLVQVTVENIGSYDGDEVVQVYLLWLEEPQMPNIQLIAFDRVFIPKKSRQTKVFMIKVKQLSVWDKKHGFIYKKGSSFILSVGGQQPHQQIHLQSNILSDTITIPQ; encoded by the exons ATGAATGTGAATGCAGAAACT CTAAAAAAGATGAAGAAGATAACGACAGTGGTTTGGATATTTTTGGCTTTTATTGTGACGAGGACAGTGTCTGGTACTGTGAAATATAAGTTCCCATTCTGGAACCCGTCACTTTCCTGGGACACTCGAGTCAATGATCTCATATCGAGACTGACAGATGAAGAAATCGTCCTGCAGTTAGCGAGAGGTGGAGCTGGTAAATATGGAGGGCCTGCACCGGCAATACCGCGGCTTGGTATTAAACCGTATCAATGGAATACCGAATGTCTCCGCGGTGATGCTCAAACTGCTGGAAATGCGACAGCTTTTCCTCAATCTATCGGATTAGCCGCTGCATTCAG TCCTCAGCTTATCAGAAATGTGGCGGCCGCGACCGCGATGGAAGTTCGCGCGAAACACAACGATTTCATGAAAAGAGGGATGTATTTTGATCATACAGGACTGAGCTGTTTCAGTCCTGTAATCAACATCATGAGGCATCCTTTGTGGGGTCGAAATCAG GAAACTTATGGAGAAGATCCATTTTTGAGTGGTGTATATGCCGAACATTTTGTAGCAGGCATTCAGGGCAAACATCCCCGATACTTACAAACAAACGCTGGTTGTAAACACTTCGACGCTCATGGTGGGCCAGAGAATATTCCAGTACCAAGAGTCTCATTTGATGCAAAG GTATCTATGCAGGATTGGAGGCTCACATTTCTGCCCCAGTTTGAAGCTTGCGTCAAAGCAGGAGTTCATTCCGTGATGTGTAGCTATAACAG TATAAATGGAATTCCTGCATGTGCTAATAGTGAACTATTAACTGAAATCCTACGAAAAGAGTGGAAATTTACTGGTTATGTGGTCAGCGATGAAGGTGCTATAGAATACATCATTGACTTTCATAAATACTTGAACAATAGCTTGGATACAGCAGTCGCATGCATAGAAGCTGGAACTAACTTGGAACTTTCGGGCAATGATAAAAATGCAGTTTACTTGTCATTATTGAAAGCTGTGAAAATTGGTCGAATAACTCGTGAATTACTAAATGAACGAGCTAGACCGCTGTTCAACACCAGAATGAG ACTTGGTGAATTTGATCCAGCGGCAATGAACCCGTACGCAAATGTTAACTTATCTGTGGTCGAAAGTGTGGAACATAGAATGTTAGCCGTAGAAGCTGCTATAGAATCATTCATAttactgaaaaatatgaacagtTTTCTGcctttattgaaaaaatacgAGAATATTTCT atAATCGGACCAATGGCTAATAACACTGTTCAGTTATTTGGCTCATATGCAGCAAGAACTGATAAATTCTATAAATCGACACCACTCTCAGGTTTATCAATGCTTGGAGATAAAGTTTACTATGCTGCAGGATGTACCGATACACCTTGTGAAACATACCATAGAGATTCAGTGATTAGAGCAGTTCAGAACTCACATCTTACAATACTTTGTTTAGGGACAG GTATCGCTGTAGAAACTGAGAACCATGACAGACTGAATTTGAAACTACCTGGAAAGCAAAATGAACTCATTAATGATGTTGTCTTACATA GTGGTGGTGAAATCATCTTGCTACTATTTAGTGGCGGCCCTGTCGATATACAATTTCCATTGGTACAAGAAAAGATTCCAGCCATTTTGCAGTGCGGATTTCCAGCACAGGCAACTGGAGATGCTTTATTGCGACTGTTGACCGGTGATCGCGCTAATCCTGCTGCTAGATTACCATACACCTGGTACAAAGACTTGTCACAG GTTCCTCCAATGGTTGACTACAGCATGAAAAATCGAACATACAGATATTTTACTGGTTTGCCTACGTTTCCATTTGGTTATGGATTGTCATACactaattttcattattctagTTTAAGAACATCTTTCATTAAAATGGAATTACTTGTTCAAGTTACTGTTGAAAATATTGGAAGTTATGACGGTGATGAG GTAGTGCAGGTTTATCTGTTATGGCTGGAAGAACCACAAATGCCTAACATACAGCTTATTGCATTCGATCGTGTTTTTATACCGAAAAAATCCAGGCAAACTAAAGTATTTATGATCAAAGTAAAGCAGTTGTCAGTGTGGGATAAAAAACATGGGTTCATCTACAAAAAAG GTAGctcattcattttatcagtTGGAGGACAACAACCGCATCAGCAGATACATCTTCAGTCCAATATTCTCTCCGATACGATAACTATTCCACAATGA
- the LOC141906236 gene encoding uncharacterized protein LOC141906236 isoform X2 — protein MKKITTVVWIFLAFIVTRTVSGTVKYKFPFWNPSLSWDTRVNDLISRLTDEEIVLQLARGGAGKYGGPAPAIPRLGIKPYQWNTECLRGDAQTAGNATAFPQSIGLAAAFSPQLIRNVAAATAMEVRAKHNDFMKRGMYFDHTGLSCFSPVINIMRHPLWGRNQETYGEDPFLSGVYAEHFVAGIQGKHPRYLQTNAGCKHFDAHGGPENIPVPRVSFDAKVSMQDWRLTFLPQFEACVKAGVHSVMCSYNSINGIPACANSELLTEILRKEWKFTGYVVSDEGAIEYIIDFHKYLNNSLDTAVACIEAGTNLELSGNDKNAVYLSLLKAVKIGRITRELLNERARPLFNTRMRLGEFDPAAMNPYANVNLSVVESVEHRMLAVEAAIESFILLKNMNSFLPLLKKYENISIIGPMANNTVQLFGSYAARTDKFYKSTPLSGLSMLGDKVYYAAGCTDTPCETYHRDSVIRAVQNSHLTILCLGTGIAVETENHDRLNLKLPGKQNELINDVVLHSGGEIILLLFSGGPVDIQFPLVQEKIPAILQCGFPAQATGDALLRLLTGDRANPAARLPYTWYKDLSQVPPMVDYSMKNRTYRYFTGLPTFPFGYGLSYTNFHYSSLRTSFIKMELLVQVTVENIGSYDGDEVVQVYLLWLEEPQMPNIQLIAFDRVFIPKKSRQTKVFMIKVKQLSVWDKKHGFIYKKGSSFILSVGGQQPHQQIHLQSNILSDTITIPQ, from the exons ATGAAGAAGATAACGACAGTGGTTTGGATATTTTTGGCTTTTATTGTGACGAGGACAGTGTCTGGTACTGTGAAATATAAGTTCCCATTCTGGAACCCGTCACTTTCCTGGGACACTCGAGTCAATGATCTCATATCGAGACTGACAGATGAAGAAATCGTCCTGCAGTTAGCGAGAGGTGGAGCTGGTAAATATGGAGGGCCTGCACCGGCAATACCGCGGCTTGGTATTAAACCGTATCAATGGAATACCGAATGTCTCCGCGGTGATGCTCAAACTGCTGGAAATGCGACAGCTTTTCCTCAATCTATCGGATTAGCCGCTGCATTCAG TCCTCAGCTTATCAGAAATGTGGCGGCCGCGACCGCGATGGAAGTTCGCGCGAAACACAACGATTTCATGAAAAGAGGGATGTATTTTGATCATACAGGACTGAGCTGTTTCAGTCCTGTAATCAACATCATGAGGCATCCTTTGTGGGGTCGAAATCAG GAAACTTATGGAGAAGATCCATTTTTGAGTGGTGTATATGCCGAACATTTTGTAGCAGGCATTCAGGGCAAACATCCCCGATACTTACAAACAAACGCTGGTTGTAAACACTTCGACGCTCATGGTGGGCCAGAGAATATTCCAGTACCAAGAGTCTCATTTGATGCAAAG GTATCTATGCAGGATTGGAGGCTCACATTTCTGCCCCAGTTTGAAGCTTGCGTCAAAGCAGGAGTTCATTCCGTGATGTGTAGCTATAACAG TATAAATGGAATTCCTGCATGTGCTAATAGTGAACTATTAACTGAAATCCTACGAAAAGAGTGGAAATTTACTGGTTATGTGGTCAGCGATGAAGGTGCTATAGAATACATCATTGACTTTCATAAATACTTGAACAATAGCTTGGATACAGCAGTCGCATGCATAGAAGCTGGAACTAACTTGGAACTTTCGGGCAATGATAAAAATGCAGTTTACTTGTCATTATTGAAAGCTGTGAAAATTGGTCGAATAACTCGTGAATTACTAAATGAACGAGCTAGACCGCTGTTCAACACCAGAATGAG ACTTGGTGAATTTGATCCAGCGGCAATGAACCCGTACGCAAATGTTAACTTATCTGTGGTCGAAAGTGTGGAACATAGAATGTTAGCCGTAGAAGCTGCTATAGAATCATTCATAttactgaaaaatatgaacagtTTTCTGcctttattgaaaaaatacgAGAATATTTCT atAATCGGACCAATGGCTAATAACACTGTTCAGTTATTTGGCTCATATGCAGCAAGAACTGATAAATTCTATAAATCGACACCACTCTCAGGTTTATCAATGCTTGGAGATAAAGTTTACTATGCTGCAGGATGTACCGATACACCTTGTGAAACATACCATAGAGATTCAGTGATTAGAGCAGTTCAGAACTCACATCTTACAATACTTTGTTTAGGGACAG GTATCGCTGTAGAAACTGAGAACCATGACAGACTGAATTTGAAACTACCTGGAAAGCAAAATGAACTCATTAATGATGTTGTCTTACATA GTGGTGGTGAAATCATCTTGCTACTATTTAGTGGCGGCCCTGTCGATATACAATTTCCATTGGTACAAGAAAAGATTCCAGCCATTTTGCAGTGCGGATTTCCAGCACAGGCAACTGGAGATGCTTTATTGCGACTGTTGACCGGTGATCGCGCTAATCCTGCTGCTAGATTACCATACACCTGGTACAAAGACTTGTCACAG GTTCCTCCAATGGTTGACTACAGCATGAAAAATCGAACATACAGATATTTTACTGGTTTGCCTACGTTTCCATTTGGTTATGGATTGTCATACactaattttcattattctagTTTAAGAACATCTTTCATTAAAATGGAATTACTTGTTCAAGTTACTGTTGAAAATATTGGAAGTTATGACGGTGATGAG GTAGTGCAGGTTTATCTGTTATGGCTGGAAGAACCACAAATGCCTAACATACAGCTTATTGCATTCGATCGTGTTTTTATACCGAAAAAATCCAGGCAAACTAAAGTATTTATGATCAAAGTAAAGCAGTTGTCAGTGTGGGATAAAAAACATGGGTTCATCTACAAAAAAG GTAGctcattcattttatcagtTGGAGGACAACAACCGCATCAGCAGATACATCTTCAGTCCAATATTCTCTCCGATACGATAACTATTCCACAATGA
- the LOC141908777 gene encoding 26S proteasome non-ATPase regulatory subunit 13-like — MATTRNVAGFLAERQTQCSPSVAAIWGELEDLYNKKLWHQLTLRLVEVVKNNEFAGDGLVSMYDNFLADFDHRINPLSLVEIALFIARQIPDPTATIEFLEKIRDKVKTNEEASILCQTSIANVHLQQKDLEKTKVLVESVGKLVEGLDGVTPVHGRYYELSSNYHKLMGDHAAYYRDALRYLGCTELRDIAAEERTERAFNLALAALLGKGVYNFGELLAHDILKDLKGGSSQWLVDLLFIFNSGNVAKFISQKSVWTKQADLAKAENFLLEKIRLLSLMEMTFKRPANSRQLAFDEISKAAQVDVNDVELLVMKALSLDLVRGSIDQVEQKCHMTWVQPRVLDLEQIGIMQQKLKLWCEEVKSMEMMVEVKAHDILDMHR; from the exons ATGGCGACTACTCGCAATGTTGCCGGTTTTCTTGCGGAAAGACAAACACAATGTTCTCCTTCGGTTGCCGCTATTTGGGGAGAATTAGAGGACTTGTATAACAAAAA ATTATGGCATCAACTTACGCTACGTTTGGTCGAAGTTGTAAAGAATAATGAATTTGCTGGTGATGGACTTGTATCT ATGTATGATAATTTTCTAGCTGATTTTGATCATAG GATAAATCCTCTGTCATTAGTCGAAATCGCTTTGTTCATCGCTAGACAAATACCAG ATCCGACTGCTACGATAGAATTCCTAGAAAAGATCCGAGACAaagtaaaaacaaatgaaGAAGCCAGTATTCTCTGTCAAACATCGATCGCTAATGTCCATTTACAACAGAAAGATCTGGAAAAAACAAAG GTTTTGGTAGAAAGTGTTGGTAAACTAGTTGAAGGTCTCGATGGTGTGACTCCGGTTCACGGTCGTTACTACGAGTTGTCGAGTAACTATCATAAGCTGATGGGCGATCATGCGGCGTATTATAGAGATGCGTTACGGTATTTAGGGTGCACCGAACTCAGGGATATCGCGGCTGAAGAACGAACTGAACGAGCGTTTAATCTCGCGTTAGCCGCTTTATTAGGAAAAGGTGTTTACAACTTTGGAGAACTT CTTGCCCATGATATTCTGAAAGATTTGAAAGGTGGTTCCTCTCAGTGGTTGGTCGATTTATTGTTCATATTTAACAGCGGAAATGTAGCTAAATTCATCAGCCAGAAATCTGTCTGGACAAAACAG GCCGATTTGGCGAAAGCTGAAAATTTCCTATTGGAAAAGATCCGATTATTGAGTTTAATGGAAATGACTTTCAAGCGACCTGCGAATAGTCGTCAGTTAGCgtttgatgaaatatcgaaGGCGGCTCAAGTTGATGTGAATGAC GTGGAGCTACTAGTTATGAAAGCTTTGTCATTAGATTTAGTGAGAGGTTCGATCGATCAAGTCGAACAGAAATGTCACATGACGTGGGTTCAACCCAGAGTCTTAGATTTAGAACAG ATTGGAATAATGCAACAGAAGTTGAAATTGTGGTGTGAAGAAGTGAAATCTATGGAGATGATGGTTGAAGTGAAAGCTCACGATATTCTTGATATGCATAGATGA
- the LOC141906254 gene encoding transmembrane protein 186-like: protein MSRLAWKKLSEISIRISQLTVQPRILNTCFANARRPTNWSCHNVCSRSEFHNSVLLKNDQNLNKQSESVKTGSTEDFELIYKFPYIVHMRVISRLKLYQTGLVALMAPPLAYLQSTGVIDPALTVGFGGMFLLAGGMLAVMSEFFRRIIGLMSLSRDKKLLKVSHLTFWGKRRDVYIDPMDVIPLVECSDNSSDIYIKFLRYSKTDKLLFSLRFGGIKDMEKFCEVFGSEWRNMS, encoded by the coding sequence ATGTCGAGATTAGCGTGGAAAAAGTTATCCGAAATCTCAATTCGGATATCACAGCTAACTGTTCAGCCAAGGATCTTGAATACTTGCTTTGCTAATGCAAGGAGACCTACGAATTGGAGTTGTCACAATGTCTGTAGTAGAAGTGAATTCCACAATAGTGTACTGCTGAAAAATGATCAAAATCTCAATAAACAAAGTGAAAGTGTTAAAACTGGATCAACTGAAGACTTTGAACTGATTTACAAGTTTCCCTATATCGTACACATGCGTGTCATATCTAGATTGAAACTATATCAAACTGGATTAGTTGCATTGATGGCACCACCTTTAGCATATCTTCAGTCTACAGGAGTCATAGATCCTGCTTTAACTGTTGGCTTTGGAGGAATGTTCTTACTCGCTGGAGGAATGCTAGCAGTTATGAGTGAATTCTTCAGAAGAATCATCGGATTAATGAGTTTATCCAGAGACAAGAAATTATTGAAAGTTTCTCATTTGACATTTTGGGGTAAAAGGCGTGATGTTTATATCGATCCTATGGATGTTATACCATTAGTCGAGTGTTCGGACAACAGCAgtgatatttatatcaaattcctACGTTATAGCAAAACAGATAAACTTTTATTTAGTCTTCGATTTGGAGGTATAAAAGACATggagaaattctgtgaagtctTCGGATCTGAATGGAGAAATATGTCCTAG
- the LOC141906263 gene encoding transcription initiation factor TFIID subunit 12-like isoform X1: protein MDPFSTTTVPNKTPIMEQQVKGLVQNSAAATGTQQGQSTVMNKLPSGSLNENRILDKRRIQELVKEIDPLEQLDDDVEELLINIADDFIENIVNASSALAKHRKSNTLEVKDVQLHLERNWNMWIPGFGSDELRPYKKATTTEAHKQRMALIRKTMKKF, encoded by the exons ATGGATCCATTTTCTACGACTACAGTACCTAACAAGACTCCAATCATGGAGCAACAGGTAAAG GGATTAGTACAGAATTCGGCCGCTGCTACTGGTACGCAGCAAGGACAGAGCACAGTAATGAATAAACTACCATCCGGGTcgttaaatgaaaatagaatcCTTGACAAACGAAGAATTCAAGAGCTCGTCAAAGAGATTGATCCGTTGGAACAGTTAGATGATGATGTCGAAGAA ttaCTTATCAACATTGCCGATGactttattgaaaatattgttaatgCTTCAAGTGCATTAGCTAAACACAGAAAGTCAAATACACTCGAAGTAAAAGATGTCCAACTGCATTTAG AGAGAAATTGGAATATGTGGATTCCTGGTTTTGGTTCTGATGAGCTGCGACCTTATAAGAAAGCTACGACGACTGAGGCTCATAAACAG AGAATGGCATTGATCCGAAAAACAATGAAGAAGTTTTGA
- the LOC141906263 gene encoding transcription initiation factor TFIID subunit 12-like isoform X2, whose product MDPFSTTTVPNKTPIMEQQGLVQNSAAATGTQQGQSTVMNKLPSGSLNENRILDKRRIQELVKEIDPLEQLDDDVEELLINIADDFIENIVNASSALAKHRKSNTLEVKDVQLHLERNWNMWIPGFGSDELRPYKKATTTEAHKQRMALIRKTMKKF is encoded by the exons ATGGATCCATTTTCTACGACTACAGTACCTAACAAGACTCCAATCATGGAGCAACAG GGATTAGTACAGAATTCGGCCGCTGCTACTGGTACGCAGCAAGGACAGAGCACAGTAATGAATAAACTACCATCCGGGTcgttaaatgaaaatagaatcCTTGACAAACGAAGAATTCAAGAGCTCGTCAAAGAGATTGATCCGTTGGAACAGTTAGATGATGATGTCGAAGAA ttaCTTATCAACATTGCCGATGactttattgaaaatattgttaatgCTTCAAGTGCATTAGCTAAACACAGAAAGTCAAATACACTCGAAGTAAAAGATGTCCAACTGCATTTAG AGAGAAATTGGAATATGTGGATTCCTGGTTTTGGTTCTGATGAGCTGCGACCTTATAAGAAAGCTACGACGACTGAGGCTCATAAACAG AGAATGGCATTGATCCGAAAAACAATGAAGAAGTTTTGA